CACCACCACTGCGGCGGCGAGGGCCGCGGGCCGGACCCGCCCGGCCCGTGCACGCGGTCGGCGCGCCACCCACGCGGAGGAGCGGCACACGGGGCGGGCGCCGCTGCCCGGTGCAAGCCGGGCGTTGCCCCCGTGCGCGGGCGGGGCGCCGCTCCCCGGTGCGAGCCCGGCGTCGCTCCCCCGCTTGGGCGGGTGCCGGCGTGTGCTCATGGGGTGATGGCGTAGATGATGGCGGGACCTCCTCGACGCGGCGCGGTCGGGACGCCATCACATCGCCTCGGGCACCGGTTGGCAACCATGCCGGCGCGGCGCACCGGGCCAGCGCGGCGCTATTGTGCTCGAGGGCAGATGCCGCCTTGCGGAGGCTGCCGGCCCGGCGATCCGCAGCGACCGGCTCGCGGAAGGAGACCAGGCGCCATGAGCATCGAAGCCAACGAACGGAAGGTCGTCGACGCGGTCACCCCGAAGCTGTACATCGGCGGGCAGTGGCGGGACGCTGCCAAGGGCGGGACGTTCAAGGTCGAGGACCCGTCGACCGGTGAGCCGCTGTGCGAGGTCGCCGACGCCGGCCCCGAGGACGGCATGGCCGCGCTGGACGCCGCCGCCGCGGCCCAGGCCGACTGGGCCAGCCACCCGCCCAGGGAGCGGGGCGAGATCCTGCGCCGGGCGTTCGAGCAGATCAGCGCCCAGAGCGACGAGCTGGCCCTGCTGATGACCCTCGAGATGGGCAAGCCGCTGGCCGAGTCCAAGGCCGAGGTCGCCTACGCGGCCGAGTTCTTCCGCTGGTTCGCCGAGGAGGCGGTCCGCATCGACGGCCGCTACGCGGCCGCCCCCAACGGCAAGGGCCGGCTGCTGACCATGAAGCAGCCGGTCGGCCCCTGCCTGCTGATCACGCCGTGGAACTTCCCGATGGCGATGGGCACCCGCAAGATCGGCCCGGCGGTCGCCGCCGGCTGCACGATGGTCATGAAGCCGGCCCAGCTGACCCCCCTGTCGATGCTGGCCCTGACCGACATCCTCGAGCAGGCGGGCCTGCCCGCGGGGGTGCTCAACGTCATCACCACCACCTCCTCGGGCGCGGTCATGGCGCCGATCATCAAGGACCCGCGGGCGCGCAAGCTGTCGTTCACCGGGTCGACCGAGGTCGGCCGCAAGCTGATCGCCCAGGCGGCCGACAACGTGCTGCGGGTGTCGATGGAGCTGGGCGGCAACGCGCCGTTCCTGATCTTCGACGACGCCGACCTGGACGCCGCGGTCGAGGGCGCGCTGATCGCCAAGATGCGCAACGTCGGCGAGGCGTGCACCGCGGCCAACCGCTTCCACGTGGCCGAGCCGGTCGCGGAGGCGTTCTCGGCCAGGCTGGCCGAGCGCATGAAGGCGCTGAAGGTCGGCCGCGGCACCGAGGACGGCGTGCAGGTCGGCCCGCTGATCGACGGCAAGGCGGTCCAGAAGGTGAGCGAGCTGGTCGCCGACGCGCTCGACAAGGGGGCCAGGGCCCTGGTCGGAGGCCGCGCCCGCGACGGCCGCGGCTACTTCTACGCCCCGACCGTGCTGTCGGAGGTGCCCGACGACGCGCGCGTGCTCAAGGAGGAGATCTTCGGCCCGGTCGCCCCGGTGGCCTCGTTCGACTCCGAGGAGGCGGCCATCGCGGCCGCCAACGACACCGAGTTCGGCCTAGTCGCCTACGTCTACACCCGCGACCTCAAGCGGGCGTTCCGGGTCGTCGAGGGGCTGGAGACCGGGATGGTCGGCCTCAACCAGGGCCTGGTCAGCAACCCGGCGGCGCCGTTCGGCGGGGTGAAGCAGTCCGGCTTCGGCCGTGAGGGCGGCAGGGAGGGCATCAACGAGTACCTGGAGATCAAGTACGTCGCGATGAACCTGTAGGCGGGTCGGCGAGCCGAAGGCGGCGCGCGTTGTCCGGGGCGGCGGGTGGGCGCTCGGGACAGCGCTGGGGCGCGCGGGCCGAGCGCCGCTGGGGCGGACGCTCCGGACACCGCTGGAGCGTACCGGCCGAGCGCCACTGGGGCGCGCGGGCCGGTGCGGTGCTGCTGGGCGCCCCGCTCGCGCTCGCCTTCCCGCGACCGTCGCTGTGGTGGCTGGCGTTCGTCGGCCTGGTCCCGCTCCTCACGCTGATCCGCGCCGCTCCGACCGGGCGCGACGCGGCCGTGCTCGCCTGGCTCGGGGGTGCCGGCTTCTTCGTTGCGGTTGATGCCTTCCTGCTGCCCAAGGTGGGCCCGTTCGCGGTCCCGGCCGCGCTCCTGCTCGGGACCTGCTGGGCTCCCTGGGGGCTCATCGCCTGGGCCCTGCTGCACCGTGAGCCCTCCGCCGCGCGGGTGCTGGCCGCGCTCGCCGTGGTGCCCAGCGCGTTCGTGGCCGGCGAGTACGTGCGGGCCTGGCCGGGCCTTGGCGGCCCGTGGGGGCTGCTCGGCGCCAGCCAGTGGAACGACCTCCCGGTGCTCGCGCTCGCCTCAGTCGGCGGCGTGTGGGCGGTGAGCTTCCTGCTCGCCGCCGTGAACGTCGCCGTCGCCGTCGCGCTCGCACCCCGTGCCAGCCGGCCCGGGCTCGTGCCGGCGGTCCCGGCCCAAGCTGGACCGGGCAGGCTCAGGGTCCAGCCGGCGGTCCCGACCCGGGCCGGATCGGGCGGGCACGCGCCCGATCCGGCGGTCCCGGCGGGGCTGGGCGGGCGCCAACCCGCGCGGATGAGTGCGGCAGAGCCGGGGCCGGCTGGGCGCTGGCCAGGGCGGGTGGGTACGGCAGGGCTGGGACCGGGGCCGGGTGGGCAAAGGCCGGGGCGGGTCGTCGCGGCCGTTGCCCTGGTCGGACTGGTCGCCGGCACCTTGGGGTACGCGGCGCTGCGCCCAGCGTCTGCGCCGTCCGGCACCGTGCGCGTGGCCGTGGTCCAGCCTGGGGTCGTCCACCAGGTGGAGCCCCGCTTCCGCGCCAGCGAGGCCGCCACCCTGGCCCTCGCACCCACCCGCCCCGACCTGGTCGTCTGGGGCGAGAGCAGCGTGGGCCGGGACCCGGCCACCCACCCGGGGGACCTGGCCCGGCTCACGGCCGCCGCCCGCGCGACCGGCGCCCGCGTGCTGGTCAACGTCGACGCCGAGCAGGCCACGGGCGCCCCGGGCACACCAGCCCCGGCCGCTACAGCGCCAGCCCAGTCCGGGTCGTCCGCCCTGCCCAGGGCATCCGCCCTGTCCGGGGCGGGCCAGGGCGGCCGGCGTGCCGCCGGGATCTACAAGACCTCGCTGCTGGTCGGGCCGAACGGCCCCGAGGGAAGCTACGACAAGATGCGGCTGGTGCCGTTCGGCGAGTACATCCCGCTGCGGCGGCTGTTCGGCTGGGTCACCCGCTTCACCGACGCCGCCGCCCTGGACCGGCGGCATGGCAGCCGGCTGGTGGTCCTCGACGCCGGCCCGGTGGCGGTCGGGCCGCTCGTCTGCTTCGAGTCCGCCTTCCCCGACCTGGCCCGGTCGCTCGCCGGCCAGGGCGCCGACCTGGTCGTGGTGCAGAGCGCGACCACCACCTTCCAGCAGAGCTGGGGTCCCGACCAGCACGCCAGCCTGGCCGCCGTGCGCGCGGTGGAGTCCGGGCGCCCGGTCCTGCAGGCCGCGATCAGCGGGGTGTCGGCGGCGTTCGACGCGCGCGGGCGCCGGCTCGCCTGGCACCCGACCACCTGGCGGGGCGCGGACGTGATCGCCGTGCCCCTCTCCCGCGAGCGCACGCCCTACGTCCGCTTGGGCGACTGGCTGCCGGCCGGGTCCTGTGTGCTCACGCTGGTCGCCCTGGCCTGGGTGGCCCGGCGGCGCCGCCCTCCGGGCCACCGGGGCGGGCCGGATCAGCCCGACCCGGCCGCCGACCGGCCCTCACGCCGGGCCTTGGCGCCCTCGCCGGCCTCGCCGAGCGGGGCACCGCCCCGGGCGCCGCTGGCGTAGTCGGCCTCGCCGAGGCTGCGCCGCCCGCCGTCGTCTGGATGCACGGCAGACATGCTTCTCGACCAGGCCTGACCGAGGGGTTACCCTCGTACCCGTCGAGTGCATCGCACGAGCGCACAAGGGACCTGACGATGGCACCTCCGATTCGACGCATTGGCATCCTCACCAGCGGGGGCGACGCCCCCGGCCTGAACGCTGTGATCCGGGCCGTGGTCAGGACCGCCCAACTCGAGTACGGCTGGACGGTGGTCGGCATCGAGCACGGCTTCGAAGGCCTGATCGGCAAGCCCAGCGTCCGCAACCTCGACCTCGGGGCGGTCAGCGGCCTCCTGCCCAGGGGTGGGACGATCCTCGGCTCGACCAACAAGGGCCACTTCGCGCTCATGGAGGTCGACGGCGAGCTCCAGCGCGATCCGCGCCCCTACAAGGAGCTGGCCAGCAACGTCCGCCGGCTCGGCATCGACGCGCTCGTGGTGATCGGCGGCGAGGGCAGCCAGGGCATCGCGAGTGAGCTGGCCAGGTACGGGGTGCGGGCCATGGGCGTGCCCAAGACGATCGACAACGACCTCTGGGGCTGCGAGCAGACCTTCGGGTTCGACACCGCGCTCACGGTGGCGACCGAGGCGATCGACCGGCTGCACACCACCGCCGCCAGCCACGACCGGGTCATGGTGCTCGAGGTGATGGGGCGCGACACCGGCTGGATCGCGCTGCATTCCGGGCTCGGCGGCGGCGCCGACATCATCCTCATCCCGGAGATCCCGTTCACCGTCGAGGGCATCGCGAGCAAGGTGATGACCCGCGAGTTCCAGGGGTCGAGCTTCTCGATCGCGGTCTGCGCCGAAGGTGCCGGCGAGGAGGGCGGCAGCCAGATCTACCAGGAGGTCACCGGCACGCTCGGCGGCGTCGGCGCCTACGTCGCCACCCAGGTCGCCAAGCTGACCGGCAAGGACGCCCGGGTGGTCGTCCTCGGCCACCTGCAGCGCGGCGGTATGCCCACCCCCTATGACCGCATCCTGGCCACCCGCTTCGGCGCGGCCGCCGTGCACAAGCTCGCTGAGGGCCGCTACGGCGAGGTGGTGGTGATGCAGGGGGGCCAGATCACCACCGTGCCGATGCTCGAGGTGGCCGGGCGGGTGCGCACGGTCCCCACCGACCACGAGATCATCCATACCGCCCGCGGCCTGGGGATCGCCTTCGGCGACGAGGGCGACGCCGACGCCGTCCCCGAGTCGCTCCCCTGAGCTCGGCCCCGCTCGGCCCCTTCGACCCCTTTGGTGGTAACCCGGGCGGGCCGTAGGCGTGGAGATCGCCTGTCCGTCGGCAGATCGCCTGTCGGTCGGCGCTTTGGGAGAGCAGGATTCCGGCTGGGCTGTCGGGGCCGGGTCGCAGGCCCGGAGATCGCCTGTCGGGGCGGGGTGGTAGCGTCCCCGGCCAGTCGTTCTCGGACCCGAGCCGTCCAGGGGTGCCGCCGTGCGGGAGCTGGAACCGGCCCGGCCGGGCGAGGCCGAGCCGCTCGCCGGCCTGCTCGAGCTGGCCGACGTGTACGCGCTGCGGTCCAGGGCGTCCGCGACCCTCAAGGCGTACGCCACCGACTGGCGCCACTTCTCGGACTGGTGCTCGGCCCGCGGCTTGGCCGCCCTGCCCGCCGAGGTCAAGACGGTGGCGGCCTACCTGGCCGCCCACGGGGGCCGGCTCGCCGTGACCACGCTGCGGCGGCGGCTGTCGTCGATCTCCCAGATCCACCAGGCGGCCGGGCACCGCAGCCCGACCGCGACCCCCGAGGTTCGACTGGTCTGGCAGGGCGTGGTGCGCACCCACGGCCGCCGCCCGGCCAGGCAGGCCGAGCCGGCGGTCACCGACACGCTGCGGGCGATGGTCGCCACCCTGGACGACGGCTTGCTCGGCCGGCGCGACCGGGCCCTGCTGCTGGTCGGCTTCGCCGGCTTCCTGCGCCGCTCGGAGCTGGTCGCCCTCGATGCCGCGGACGTCGTCGAGGTCCCCGAGGGGCTCGAGCTCCTGCTGCACCGCTCCAAGACCGACCAGGAGGGCGAGGGCGCGGTGCTGCCGATCCCCTACGGCGCCCACGAGGCGACCTGCCCGGTGCGGGCCTGGAGGGCGTGGGCCACGGCCGCGGGCATCACCGGCGGCCCCGCGTTCCGCGGGGTCGACCGGCACGGCAACGTGGCCACCACCCGCCTGTCGGACAAGACGGTCGCCCGCGCGGTCAAGCGCGCCGCCGGGCGGGCCGGTCTGGACACCGCCGCGTTCTCCGGCCACAGCCTGCGGGCCGGGCTGGCGGTGGCCGCGGCCCAGGCCGGCGTGGCCGAGGAGCTGATCATGGAGCAGGGGCGCTGGAAGTCACCGGCGGTCGCGCGCACCTACATCCGCCGGGGCGAGCTGTGGCGTGAGGTCGCCGCGGCCAAGGTGGGACTGTGACTCAGGGCCGGAGGGCAGGCCATGCGCCTCGACGCGTGCGGCGGTGAAGGTGAGCGGAGTTCCCGGCCGGCGGCTGTTCGGGTCGGGACTCGTCCCGCTGACCACACCACCTCAACTCGCTGCCGCATTGGTTAGACTCCGAGTCATGCCGCGAGTTGTCCATCCTTGGCAAGAGGTCACACCGCCGGATCCGGTGAACGGCCCGCTGCGGTCCATGCTCGAGACCGTCGACGAACTCCGGATCGCATGGAAGCGGTCGATCGACCGCGCCTCGTCCGAGGAGTTCGCCGAGGCTCGGCGTCGCTCACTCCGCCGGCACGCCATCGAGACAGGGATCATCGAGCGGCTCTACGACGTCTCCTGGGGCGTCACCGAGGCGCTCGTCGCCGAGGGTCTGACCCTCGAAGTCGCCGAGCGCGAGGGCGGTGTGGACCTCGACGCGCTCGCCACCATCAACACACAGTTCGAGGCGCTGGCCGCATTGGCCGAAGCCGCCCGGGAAGGCCGCGACCTGACGGTGTTCTTCGTCCGCGAGCTTCACCAGGCGATCACCCGCCACCAGGCGACCTACGAGGCCAGCAACGATCTTGGCCAGGTGCTGCAGGTCCCGCTGCGACATGGCGAGTGGAAGACGCAGCCGAACCACGTCGTCCGGCCGGACGGCTCGCTGCTCGAATACGTCCCCCCCGAGCACGTCCAGCCGGAGATGGAACGGCTCATCAGGCTGTATGAGCAGAACGCCCATGTCCATCCCATCATCCTTGCCGCGTGGCTGCACCATCGCTTCATCCGCA
Above is a genomic segment from Actinomycetes bacterium containing:
- a CDS encoding NAD-dependent succinate-semialdehyde dehydrogenase, whose translation is MSIEANERKVVDAVTPKLYIGGQWRDAAKGGTFKVEDPSTGEPLCEVADAGPEDGMAALDAAAAAQADWASHPPRERGEILRRAFEQISAQSDELALLMTLEMGKPLAESKAEVAYAAEFFRWFAEEAVRIDGRYAAAPNGKGRLLTMKQPVGPCLLITPWNFPMAMGTRKIGPAVAAGCTMVMKPAQLTPLSMLALTDILEQAGLPAGVLNVITTTSSGAVMAPIIKDPRARKLSFTGSTEVGRKLIAQAADNVLRVSMELGGNAPFLIFDDADLDAAVEGALIAKMRNVGEACTAANRFHVAEPVAEAFSARLAERMKALKVGRGTEDGVQVGPLIDGKAVQKVSELVADALDKGARALVGGRARDGRGYFYAPTVLSEVPDDARVLKEEIFGPVAPVASFDSEEAAIAAANDTEFGLVAYVYTRDLKRAFRVVEGLETGMVGLNQGLVSNPAAPFGGVKQSGFGREGGREGINEYLEIKYVAMNL
- the lnt gene encoding apolipoprotein N-acyltransferase, giving the protein MSGAAGGRSGQRWGARAERRWGGRSGHRWSVPAERHWGARAGAVLLGAPLALAFPRPSLWWLAFVGLVPLLTLIRAAPTGRDAAVLAWLGGAGFFVAVDAFLLPKVGPFAVPAALLLGTCWAPWGLIAWALLHREPSAARVLAALAVVPSAFVAGEYVRAWPGLGGPWGLLGASQWNDLPVLALASVGGVWAVSFLLAAVNVAVAVALAPRASRPGLVPAVPAQAGPGRLRVQPAVPTRAGSGGHAPDPAVPAGLGGRQPARMSAAEPGPAGRWPGRVGTAGLGPGPGGQRPGRVVAAVALVGLVAGTLGYAALRPASAPSGTVRVAVVQPGVVHQVEPRFRASEAATLALAPTRPDLVVWGESSVGRDPATHPGDLARLTAAARATGARVLVNVDAEQATGAPGTPAPAATAPAQSGSSALPRASALSGAGQGGRRAAGIYKTSLLVGPNGPEGSYDKMRLVPFGEYIPLRRLFGWVTRFTDAAALDRRHGSRLVVLDAGPVAVGPLVCFESAFPDLARSLAGQGADLVVVQSATTTFQQSWGPDQHASLAAVRAVESGRPVLQAAISGVSAAFDARGRRLAWHPTTWRGADVIAVPLSRERTPYVRLGDWLPAGSCVLTLVALAWVARRRRPPGHRGGPDQPDPAADRPSRRALAPSPASPSGAPPRAPLA
- a CDS encoding ATP-dependent 6-phosphofructokinase is translated as MAPPIRRIGILTSGGDAPGLNAVIRAVVRTAQLEYGWTVVGIEHGFEGLIGKPSVRNLDLGAVSGLLPRGGTILGSTNKGHFALMEVDGELQRDPRPYKELASNVRRLGIDALVVIGGEGSQGIASELARYGVRAMGVPKTIDNDLWGCEQTFGFDTALTVATEAIDRLHTTAASHDRVMVLEVMGRDTGWIALHSGLGGGADIILIPEIPFTVEGIASKVMTREFQGSSFSIAVCAEGAGEEGGSQIYQEVTGTLGGVGAYVATQVAKLTGKDARVVVLGHLQRGGMPTPYDRILATRFGAAAVHKLAEGRYGEVVVMQGGQITTVPMLEVAGRVRTVPTDHEIIHTARGLGIAFGDEGDADAVPESLP
- a CDS encoding tyrosine-type recombinase/integrase; this encodes MRELEPARPGEAEPLAGLLELADVYALRSRASATLKAYATDWRHFSDWCSARGLAALPAEVKTVAAYLAAHGGRLAVTTLRRRLSSISQIHQAAGHRSPTATPEVRLVWQGVVRTHGRRPARQAEPAVTDTLRAMVATLDDGLLGRRDRALLLVGFAGFLRRSELVALDAADVVEVPEGLELLLHRSKTDQEGEGAVLPIPYGAHEATCPVRAWRAWATAAGITGGPAFRGVDRHGNVATTRLSDKTVARAVKRAAGRAGLDTAAFSGHSLRAGLAVAAAQAGVAEELIMEQGRWKSPAVARTYIRRGELWREVAAAKVGL